A window of Candidatus Obscuribacterales bacterium genomic DNA:
ACTCACAAAACCAGCTTGTCGCATCCCAGGTATATGTTGCTGCCCAAGCCACTGACCAATTCGAGCAGTTGCCGCAAACGACATTCCTAACGGCACCATAAAAAGAAGATTGATCGTTTGAAACACAATCTGATGGGCAGCTAATTCATCGGTGCCCCAAACTCCCATCAGGTAGCTAACTGCTGTAAACACACCCACTTCCAGCGCATAAGACACCCCGATGGGCACGCCTAGTTTGACCAATTGCCAAAGTATTTGAGGTTTGATTTGGTGAAGATACGAGAAGAATTGATATTTCCTAAATTGTTCGTTTCTCAAAAGGGAAAAAACCAGTGCCCCAAACATTCCCCACAGCGTTAAAACACTGGCTAAAGCCAACCCCGCTAGTTCTAATCGGGGAAACCCAAACTTGCCAAACCCCAAGGCATAGTTACCCAAGATGTTAAAGCCTGTCCCTGCAATCACGATGATCAGAATAGGACGAGCTTGAGATAACG
This region includes:
- a CDS encoding MATE family efflux transporter, encoding MSTLNTYKLSIRTELKAFLHLAIPLASAQVAQLATGFVDTVMMGHLGKETLAAGALASITFFSIVWTTSGVVMGISPLVAEAYGAGNETRIGQVTRQGVWLSLLLTIPIMIAIAHLEVLLIQLGQTATTVELAQRYLDIILWGLFPALGFAMLRGVVSALSQARPILIIVIAGTGFNILGNYALGFGKFGFPRLELAGLALASVLTLWGMFGALVFSLLRNEQFRKYQFFSYLHQIKPQILWQLVKLGVPIGVSYALEVGVFTAVSYLMGVWGTDELAAHQIVFQTINLLFMVPLGMSFAATARIGQWLGQQHIPGMRQAGFVS